The Deinococcus sonorensis KR-87 DNA window GCGTTTGGCGTGCTGCCCGCCCTGCTGTGGCAGCTGGCCACCACGCCCCTCCCATCCGAGGACGCTGGGCTCGAGCCGGCCGGTCCCGCGTCCACGGACCTTGACGGCCGCGTGTCCTGACGGCCGCCCTGCGGCGGGCCCCGGAGCGTGAGTCCCGGTCTGCGCGCATCCGGTCCCTGACCACCCGCAGGACAGGACGCGCCGCTGTGGTCCTGGCGTCCTGGTCGCTGCAGGGCCGGCCGCGACCGGGTCAGGAGCGGCCAGGCGTGCTTGCCGGACTTCACCTCCGGCCCGCAACGTCCCCGGCTCGCGCTGGCGACACAACGCCGCTCACACGCGACTCCAGCGGCCACCCGCGGCCAGCCCAGGGGTGGCCATGAGTGAAGTCGAATCGGCCGGCGCTTCCGCCGAGCGTCCCGCCCCGCCGAACGGACCAGGAGGGCCTGCCCAGCGGACGGGCGTCCACCCGGAGCGGTCCAGCGCGCTGATGTTCGGTCCGTGCGTGTGGGCCCTCGCATGGCGCCCTCCTGAGCCGAGCCCTAAACGGCTGAACGTGCGCCGACCGGACCTCACGGGCCGCCCAGGTGAACCACCTGGAACGCCACGGACCCGTGCGGGTGGACCGCCGATCAGGCAGGACCAACGACATGCGAAACCCTGCCAACCTGGCGAACATGCTGGGCAGAGCAGGAACTTCGCCCGGTTCATGAACGGCGGCGAGGACTGGCACCGGGCGGTTCTTCCAAGGGGCGTCCCGATGACCCCACGCCCTGACAGGTGCGCTCGTCGAGTGGACCACGGGGCCGCGCCAGGGTGAGGCCGTCAGCGCTCCTCCGGCAACGTGCAGCTGAAGCTCGCCCCAGCGTTCCGTTGACAGTGCGCGGACACCCGGCCGCCGTGCGCCAGCACGATCCCACGGTTGCCAGCCCCACCCCGGTCCCTTGAACTGCCGTTCCGTGTGCACCCGTTGAAAGATTCCAGACAGCCGTTCCGCGTACGCAGGATCGAAACCGACTCCATTGTCTTCATGAAGATGCACCACTCTGCGGCGCTGTCCTCGCACCACCCTTCAATACGGGGGCACACGGCAGACACCTCAGCCGGAAGAGCGGGGGCCCGTGGACGGGCGACCCATGTCCGTGAACAGGGGGGAGCGCATCCAACGAGGTGCCACCGAACCGCGCCGTCCACAGCGCGGCGACAGCGACAGGCCGGGTCACACGTGACCCGGCCTGTCGCTGTCGCCGATTACAGTGGGCTGAACTCGAACTTGTCGCTGGTGCCACCGCGCAGCACGCTGTCGGTGTGCTGGCCGATGAAGCTGCGTCCCGTCACGGTCTCCAGGGCGCCCCACACCGCGCCGAGGGTGAAGGTGCAGGTGCGGTCGCTGCCGAGCGGCTCGCCGGCACTGCACACCGTCTCCTGCGTCTCGATCACGATGGTGTCGCCCTCGGTGTACGAGCGGGTCACGGCGCACAGCCGGGTGCCGTCCCGCCCGATGGCGGCGTTCAGGGCGCCCGCGATCTGCTCGACGGGGATGTCGCTGCCGGCCAGCCCCAGCTCGGTGGCGAGCACCTGGCCGCGCACCTTGCCGGCGCGGGTGAACACCACAGCGGCGCCGTCCGGCCCGAGGGTGTCCTCCACGCCGGTGATGACGGCCTTGAAGCACACGATGCTGTTGAAGTCGCCGAGTTCCTGGCGGACGGACGGGAGGGTGGTGGTGGTCATCGGGGATCTCCTTGGGGGGTAAAGTGAGGCGAGCAGGGCGTGCAGCGGGTCCATGCGGCGGCGTCGGTCACAGCACGCTGGCGATGGCGAACGCGGTGTCGCGCGCCTCCATGTGCAGCAGGCCCAGGTTCATGCCGCTGGGCGCGACGACCGCCAACACGCCCTTGCCGGCCGCGTAGATGTACACCTGGCCGTCCGAACCGCTGACACTCATCTCGGTCAGGGTCCCGGAGCCGAGCGTGTCGTTGATGCGCTTGCCCAGCCCGATCGCGGTGGCGGCCATGGCGGCCACGCGGTTGGCGTCGGTGCCCTGGCCCATCAGCTGCGCGATCGGCAGGCCGTCGGCGGTGGCGACCAGCACGCCGCGCAGCTCCGGCAGGTTGCTGCGCAGGGCGGTGAGGGTGTCCTGAAGGTGCTGCTGCTTGCTCATCGTTGCGGTCATGGTGAACTCCTGTAAGGGGTGAAAGGACGAAGGAAAGCGCACGCTGGAGAGGAGGAAAGAAGTCTCGTGGTCCGGGTTACGGGTGGGCGGGCCAGGGGGATGGGACGGGCACCACCTCCGCGGGCGGGTCGAGCGACTCGAGCAGCCGCACCAGGGCCCGGACGGCGTTCTGCGGGTCGGTGGCGTTGATGCCGATCACCTGCGAGGGCGGCAGCTGGAAGTACAGCGCCAGGTCATGCGGTCGCCAGACGTCCGGCTGGTCCTGCCGCGTGACGGCCAGCACGAACGGCAGCGGCGTGCGGGTGGTGATGTACTCCAGGATCGCCCGGGCGGCCGGGAAGTCGCGCGGCCGGTCGCCCGCCACCAGCATCACCAGCCCGAGCGCACCCTCGCACAGCACGTCCCACATGAAGCTGAAGCGGTCCTGGCCCGGCGTGCCGTACAGGTGCAGCGTCTGATCGCCCACCTGGAGCGTGCCGAAGTCGAAGGCGACGGTGGTGTTCTGTTTGCCGATGTCCTCGGTGGCGTCGGCTTCGGTGGCGACCACCGGCGTCTGGCTGAGCGTCTGCACGAAGGTGGTCTTCCCGGCGCCGACCGGGCCGCTCACCACCAGCTTCAGCGGCGTCACGCCCGGACCATCAGGCGGCGCAGCGCGCCCAGCAGCCGCCGGACCGGGGTGGAGGCCACGCCTGTGGCGGCCACCTGCGCGGCCACCGCGGGTGGCGTGTGCCACGCCACCCGGTGCTGGGGGATGGCCAGCCCCGCGGCGCGCAGGCGGTAGATCAGCAGCTGCGCGTCCCGCTCCGGCAGGCCCAGCAGCGCCGAGAGGAGTTCGGCGCTGGTGCCGAGCCGCAGGTGCGGTTCGGCCGCGGCGAAGGATGCCTGCAGGGCGGCGGGCACGTCACGCTGGTCGGTGAGGGTGAAGGTGGTGGCCGGGTGCGGGAGGTGCCCTTCGGGCACCGCGTCGTCCTGGACTTCAAGCAGGTCCACCAGCCGGTAATCGAGCGGCGCGCGCAGCTGCTCGGCCGCGCCCTCGTAGAACGCGAAGCTGCCGTGCGGGAGCGTGGCGAGGTTCAGGACCGTGTCGCGCACCCGGCGCTCGTCCCGGATGTTGAAGCCGTCGATGAACAGCGCGCGCAGCCAGCCCTGCTGCAGGAAGAGGTTCAGGTGGATGTCCTGGCCGGAGAGCGGCACTTCGAGGTTGCCGGTGTGGTGGGCCAGCAGGCGGGTGAGTTCTGGGAACGGCAGGTCGGCGAGGTCGCCGGTGAGGGGCATACGGTCTCCTGGGGGAACGGAAGGGGAGGGAGGGGGACCTTCAGGGAGCGGCTGACCCACGGGCCAACCGGATGTGCGTACCGTACCGGCGCGGCTCTCACGGACACCTGACGTTTTTTCTGCTGTTCTCACAGTTGCAGCGGCTTCAAGGGGTGAGTAGGGTGCGCTCACGAGTGCGAATCGCGGCCAGCAGGCGTGTTTCTGGGGGTCGCCCGTGCGTCCTGGCCGACCGGTGACGGTTTAACATGAAGGCATCGTGAATTAGGGCGCGGCGCGGCGCAGGCGCTTCAGGACGCCACTGGCTGACATCCACCGCCCGACGTGATCGCCCTGGACCGTCTGCGCGCCCAGGTCCGCCGCCGCGCTCGCCTGGCTGCGGGTGTCCACGCCGTCCAGCTGAACGGCCAGGCCCAACGCCCGCCCCAGCTGGATCAAGGCCGCCAGCAGCGTCCGGTCCCGGCCCGCCTCGGCCACGAACGCGGACCCGATCCGCACGCCGCTCACCTGCAGGTCCCGCACCTGCGTCAACGTGGCCGCCCCGCCGGCAAAGTGATCGAGCATCACCTGCACGCCCAGCCTCTGAAGCGCCTGCAGGGCCGCTCGGACCGCCGGATCCAGCTGCAGCGCGTCTTCGTCCAGCAGCACGGTCAGGCGACGGGCATCCACGCCGTGCTGCCGCAGGGCCGCGTCCGCCTCCGCCACCACGTCCGGCTGCGCCAGCAGGTCGGCCGAGCACCGCAGCTGCAGCGTCAGGTCGCCGGGCCAGCGCGCCAGGTCCCGGCAGGCGGTGGCCAGCACCTGCCGGTCCAGCCGCGTCCGCGCCCCGTCGCCGTCCAGGG harbors:
- a CDS encoding DUF4388 domain-containing protein produces the protein MPLTGDLADLPFPELTRLLAHHTGNLEVPLSGQDIHLNLFLQQGWLRALFIDGFNIRDERRVRDTVLNLATLPHGSFAFYEGAAEQLRAPLDYRLVDLLEVQDDAVPEGHLPHPATTFTLTDQRDVPAALQASFAAAEPHLRLGTSAELLSALLGLPERDAQLLIYRLRAAGLAIPQHRVAWHTPPAVAAQVAATGVASTPVRRLLGALRRLMVRA
- a CDS encoding GTP-binding protein, whose product is MTPLKLVVSGPVGAGKTTFVQTLSQTPVVATEADATEDIGKQNTTVAFDFGTLQVGDQTLHLYGTPGQDRFSFMWDVLCEGALGLVMLVAGDRPRDFPAARAILEYITTRTPLPFVLAVTRQDQPDVWRPHDLALYFQLPPSQVIGINATDPQNAVRALVRLLESLDPPAEVVPVPSPWPAHP
- a CDS encoding roadblock/LC7 domain-containing protein — protein: MTATMSKQQHLQDTLTALRSNLPELRGVLVATADGLPIAQLMGQGTDANRVAAMAATAIGLGKRINDTLGSGTLTEMSVSGSDGQVYIYAAGKGVLAVVAPSGMNLGLLHMEARDTAFAIASVL